A window of the Falco rusticolus isolate bFalRus1 chromosome 1, bFalRus1.pri, whole genome shotgun sequence genome harbors these coding sequences:
- the ISCU gene encoding iron-sulfur cluster assembly enzyme ISCU, mitochondrial, giving the protein MAALRAAGAALLRPGRGEAAARLGYHKKVVDHYENPRNVGSLDRNAKNVGTGLVGAPACGDVMKLQVEVDENGRIIDARFKTFGCGSAIASSSLATEWVKGKTVDEALKIKNTDIAKELCLPPVKLHCSMLAEDAIKAALADYKLKQDPNKEESEKKANNA; this is encoded by the exons ATGGCGGCGCtgagggcggcgggggcggcgctgCTACGGCCTGggcgcggggaggcggcggccaGGCTGGGCTACCACAAGAAG GTGGTGGATCACTACGAGAACCCGCGCAATGTCGGCTCCCTCGACCGCAATGCCAAGAACGTGGGCACCGGCCTGGTGGGCGCACCGGCCTGCGGCGATGTCATGAAGCTGCAG GTGGAAGTGGATGAGAACGGGAGGATCATCGACGCCCGCTTCAAAACCTTTGGTTGCGGGTCAGCCATCGCGTCAAGTTCGCTGGCAACGGAGTGGGTCAAAGGGAAAACG GTTGATGAAGCACTGAAAATCAAGAATACTGATATTGCTAAAGAACTCTGCCTTCCTCCAGTCAAACTGCACTGCTCAA tGTTGGCTGAAGATGCAATCAAGGCTGCATTGGCTGATTACAAGTTGAAGCAGGATCCAAACAAAGAAGagtcagagaagaaagcaaacaatgCCTAA
- the TMEM119 gene encoding transmembrane protein 119, which produces MAALLAMVTWLLLLAAAPARSAAPRRTVVLPDGGGSGDGEEVSAVPPIHHVTPGTGPTVGDAVGTTVTNSSAPGSVLDGLVDFFKEYMLLVVVVGSLAFVLLFIICAAVIVRQKHKASAYYPSSFPKKKYVDQQDKVGGPRDFSEVPEKAPNPGAEEPLDCNRQLQADILAAAQNLRSPHKAPLANGARGEQSPPAEEDEEGSKKLGDEQPAKPPPQNAGAEEAVSATGAGGEGTPNTSRDGPPAPPGI; this is translated from the coding sequence ATGGCAGCGCTGCTGGCGATGGTcacatggctgctgctgctggcggcAGCCCCGGCACGCTCGGCAGCCCCCCGGCGCACCGTGGTGTTGCCCGATGGTGGGGGCAGTGGGGATGGTGAGGAGGTATCAGCTGTGCCACCCATCCACCATGTGACACCCGGGACCGGCCCGACGGTGGGGGACGCGGTGGGGACCACAGTCACCAACAGCTCAGCACCGGGCAGCGTGCTGGATGGGCTGGTGGACTTCTTCAAGGAGTacatgctgctggtggtggtggtgggctcGCTGGCCTTCGtcctcctcttcatcatctGTGCCGCTGTCATCGTCCGGCAGAAGCACAAGGCATCCGCCTACTACCCCTCTTCTTTCCCCAAGAAGAAGTACGTGGACCAGCAGGACAAAGTGGGGGGGCCCCGGGATTTCAGCGAGGTGCCTGAGAAGGCCCCCAACCCTGGTGCCGAGGAGCCGCTCGACTGCAAccggcagctgcaggcagacatCCTCGCCGCTGCCCAGAACCTCAGATCCCCCCACAAGGCGCCGCTGGCCAACGGGGCCCggggggagcagagcccccccgccGAGGAAGACgaggaaggaagcaaaaagTTGGGTGATGAGCAACCGGccaagccccctccccaaaatGCAGGTGCTGAGGAAGCAGTGAGCGCAACAGGAGCAGGGGGCGAGGGGACCCCCAACACATCCCGGGAtggccccccggccccccctgGCATCTAG